In the Pseudanabaena sp. PCC 7367 genome, one interval contains:
- a CDS encoding site-specific integrase, with amino-acid sequence MKNKRGTVSILNQDDRIRLRWSYQGKRYNLGLGLAHNKQNMLLAKQTAIAIEQDMLTDNFDYILDRYKLSPPNDPKSGSNQLEAQDQLNILEIWDRWVDSLSLPERTRANHYQLVRKMLERHVPTIKNASKWYEQHNHLADLTYNQRLTYLNSCFEWAVFEGLTTTNPFRRVKRRKVAKSVLRPFSTAEVALIIEAFKSNKYCPPNSRYLHSHYADYVEFLLLTGCRPSEAIGLQRKHINLDRNEIVVCSVLARGDHGGSSSARRVRKETKTGSIRYLTMTNRLRQIIEARCHGLSAEELVFTSPTGLAIDDRNFLRRQWKTVLNGLGIEYRKPYTTRHTMASMAIEQGIPLTGVAYLLGHSDTKMVIETYGHMINRPSLPEIDI; translated from the coding sequence ATGAAAAATAAACGAGGAACTGTTTCAATCCTTAATCAAGACGATCGGATCAGACTAAGGTGGAGTTACCAGGGCAAAAGATACAACCTTGGATTGGGTCTAGCCCACAATAAACAGAATATGCTTCTGGCAAAGCAAACCGCGATCGCCATTGAGCAGGATATGCTGACTGATAATTTTGACTACATACTCGATCGCTACAAACTGAGTCCACCAAATGACCCTAAAAGTGGGAGTAACCAGCTAGAAGCCCAGGATCAATTGAACATACTTGAAATATGGGATAGGTGGGTTGATTCACTTTCGCTGCCTGAGAGAACTAGAGCAAACCATTATCAACTGGTTAGAAAAATGCTGGAGCGACATGTTCCAACCATCAAAAATGCAAGTAAATGGTATGAACAACATAATCATCTAGCTGATTTGACCTACAACCAACGCTTAACTTACCTGAACTCATGCTTCGAGTGGGCAGTTTTTGAGGGTCTTACCACTACTAATCCATTCAGGCGGGTGAAGCGTCGTAAGGTAGCTAAATCCGTTCTCAGGCCATTTTCAACTGCAGAGGTAGCACTGATTATTGAAGCCTTTAAAAGCAACAAGTATTGCCCACCTAATTCTAGATATTTGCATAGCCACTATGCAGACTATGTTGAGTTTTTGCTTTTAACCGGATGCAGACCATCAGAGGCTATTGGATTACAGCGCAAGCATATCAACCTGGATCGTAATGAAATAGTCGTTTGTTCAGTTTTAGCCAGGGGCGATCATGGTGGCAGTAGTTCAGCGAGGCGGGTAAGGAAGGAAACTAAGACTGGCTCGATTAGATATCTGACTATGACAAATAGGCTTAGACAGATCATTGAAGCTAGATGCCACGGTTTAAGTGCCGAAGAGTTAGTATTTACTTCACCAACTGGTTTAGCGATCGACGATCGTAATTTTCTGCGCAGGCAGTGGAAGACAGTGCTTAACGGATTAGGTATTGAATATCGCAAGCCCTATACAACCAGGCACACAATGGCATCAATGGCGATCGAGCAGGGTATCCCATTGACAGGAGTTGCTTATTTGCTTGGGCATTCAGACACCAAAATGGTGATCGAAACCTACGGCCACATGATCAACCGTCCTAGCCTGCCTGAGATAGATATTTAA
- a CDS encoding ABC transporter substrate-binding protein, which yields MKFSVSIRLLVSVMLVGAIAACQPAQSDRPATDETANESNSPATPDCRLVEHDAGETEICGQPQRVVALGPYALEPLLALEIQPIAFADHISLHQGDYDQPSQQIPYLGKFVTQPIANVGLAYNPSLESILQLKPDLIVGAEGSEAQYTNLSEIAPTILVSWSEPKASLEIIGQAVDRPEQAKQILQVTEQRIANAKENFAPLVATRPQMLLLGSSELQEIFLANYYGMCGSLLEELGFELLTPAGLEEPQSDSHSIPVSIETLPQLNDADLVLLLGNNFTELEQLDGLENFEAHQLAKLKQAWLENPIAQSLDASKTGQVYFIPVYICVGLPGVIGAELYLDELEQHLLTTQ from the coding sequence ATGAAGTTTTCAGTATCTATCAGATTGTTGGTTTCAGTCATGCTTGTAGGGGCGATCGCTGCTTGCCAACCAGCCCAGAGCGATCGCCCTGCTACTGATGAAACTGCGAATGAATCTAATTCACCTGCTACGCCAGATTGTCGCTTGGTAGAACATGATGCTGGAGAGACCGAAATATGTGGTCAACCACAGCGGGTGGTGGCACTAGGTCCCTATGCCCTAGAACCCCTATTAGCTTTGGAAATACAACCGATCGCCTTTGCTGATCACATCAGCTTGCATCAGGGCGATTATGATCAACCCAGTCAACAGATCCCTTATTTAGGCAAATTTGTGACTCAGCCGATCGCTAATGTTGGCCTTGCCTATAATCCATCCCTGGAATCAATTTTGCAGCTCAAGCCTGACTTGATTGTGGGTGCGGAAGGCAGTGAGGCTCAGTATACTAACCTATCAGAAATTGCTCCGACAATCTTAGTCAGTTGGTCAGAACCAAAGGCAAGCCTAGAGATTATTGGCCAGGCGGTCGATCGCCCAGAGCAAGCTAAGCAGATATTACAAGTGACAGAGCAAAGAATTGCCAACGCCAAAGAAAACTTCGCACCGTTAGTTGCCACCCGCCCCCAGATGTTATTGCTAGGCTCATCAGAATTACAAGAGATTTTTCTAGCTAATTATTATGGTATGTGCGGTTCTTTGTTGGAGGAGTTAGGGTTTGAGCTTTTAACCCCAGCAGGATTAGAAGAACCTCAATCTGATTCTCATTCAATTCCAGTCTCAATTGAAACCCTGCCGCAGCTTAATGATGCAGATTTGGTGTTGCTTCTGGGCAACAACTTCACTGAACTTGAGCAACTAGATGGACTTGAAAACTTTGAAGCACACCAATTGGCAAAACTAAAACAGGCATGGTTAGAAAATCCGATTGCCCAATCCCTTGACGCTAGTAAAACAGGCCAGGTTTATTTTATTCCTGTGTACATCTGCGTAGGGTTACCTGGAGTGATAGGCGCTGAGCTTTACCTAGATGAACTAGAACAACACTTGTTAACAACTCAGTAA
- the istB gene encoding IS21-like element helper ATPase IstB, translating to MEQKATQQHWAYDRFLLALCELELDYRQQNRIKRALAEAKLPTGKSFTSFDFEHCPSFKSAPLIQLAQDTAWLDRAENCLLFGPSGVGKTHLAAALGRSMIEMGKRVKFFSAYALLQHLQQAKLQLQLASILAKLDRFDLLIIDDLGYVKKSEAETSVLFELIAHRYERKSLIITANQPFSQWDHIFADDMMTVAAVDRLIHHALIVEIHADSFRKRNAVERSQK from the coding sequence ATCGAGCAGAAGGCCACCCAACAGCATTGGGCTTACGACCGGTTCTTGCTCGCTCTGTGCGAATTGGAACTGGATTATCGCCAACAGAATCGGATCAAACGAGCTCTCGCTGAGGCTAAATTACCTACTGGTAAAAGCTTTACCTCTTTCGATTTTGAACATTGCCCTAGTTTCAAATCAGCGCCACTGATCCAACTGGCACAAGATACGGCCTGGTTGGATAGGGCCGAAAACTGCTTGCTATTTGGACCTTCCGGGGTCGGTAAAACTCATCTTGCTGCTGCGCTCGGGCGCTCGATGATTGAAATGGGCAAACGGGTTAAGTTCTTCTCGGCCTATGCTTTGCTACAACATCTACAGCAAGCCAAACTACAACTTCAGCTTGCCTCTATCCTTGCCAAACTTGACCGCTTTGATTTACTCATTATTGATGATCTTGGCTATGTCAAAAAATCTGAGGCTGAAACTTCCGTCCTGTTTGAGCTGATTGCTCATCGTTATGAACGCAAAAGCCTCATCATTACTGCTAATCAGCCTTTCTCGCAATGGGATCACATCTTTGCCGATGACATGATGACTGTTGCTGCCGTTGACCGCCTCATTCATCATGCTCTCATTGTTGAAATTCATGCTGATAGTTTCCGTAAACGCAACGCTGTTGAGCGCTCGCAAAAATAA
- a CDS encoding TonB-dependent siderophore receptor yields the protein MKNSFRSLYLAGFAGSIALVNPQLAIATEVTELATVGQIQDVEPAATTVQEWSVQIAQAEIIEITNIQIQQTEQGIELLLETNGELAVADVFTDANELVAQIPNARLNLADGEEFVADAPIAGIDFVEIIELEGDRVQIVVAGIDAAPEAEINQTPTGLALSLVTGDAVADADSEEDTDIELVVTGDQIGSDYYVTHATSATRTDSPLRDVPQSIQVIPRQIIEDQQLLRVEEAVENVGGVTFLGNNDGRGLNFAIRGFDNVPVLLDGFRLFDGDSVEAEVAGLERIEVLKGPASVLFGQSEPGGLINLVSKKPLPEPYYNLTFQAGNRGLISPSIDLSGPLTEDGRVLYRFNALYRREDSFRDLDNSFNRLFVAPKLSWAINEDTDITIGLEYINDQDPADFGTVALGAGVANIPSERITNNPEDTLEKDYLNIGYDLEHRFSENWKLRNAFRFISDEFKFGLLALPFSLDDETGVLTRVFADQAAQNDVYALYTNVQGTFNTGAIEHNLLVGVDLTRLENTITGRFSPEPTFFSLIDIFNPDYGATPKPPLEDVPLFFNGTSITKQVGIYLQDQIYLSDNLIVLAGLRYDIVDLESTNRLEGTRTSQNDSAVTPRIGIVYQPSDRIALYANYSQSFIPSTAIDAQGETLEPEEGEGFEFGVKADIIKDRLSATLAYFDITKSNVATADPDIPFATVATGEQRSRGIDLDIVGEILPGWNVIASYAYIDAEVTADNTDILGNRLSGVPEHSASLWTTYEIQSGNLQGLGFGIGFNYVGDRQGDLANSFSVGDYFLTNAAIFYGRDNWKLRVNINNLFDNDYIEAANNGRTRGIYPGEPFTIRASISVDF from the coding sequence ATGAAAAATTCTTTTAGATCTTTATATTTAGCTGGTTTTGCTGGATCAATCGCCCTGGTGAATCCTCAGCTAGCGATCGCTACAGAAGTAACCGAACTAGCCACAGTTGGGCAAATACAGGATGTGGAGCCTGCTGCCACCACAGTGCAGGAATGGTCGGTGCAGATCGCCCAGGCAGAAATTATTGAAATTACCAATATCCAGATTCAACAAACCGAACAGGGAATTGAACTACTGCTGGAGACCAATGGAGAACTGGCAGTAGCGGATGTATTTACCGATGCAAATGAATTAGTAGCGCAAATTCCTAATGCTAGATTGAATCTGGCCGATGGTGAAGAGTTTGTGGCCGATGCACCGATCGCTGGGATTGACTTCGTAGAAATAATTGAGCTAGAGGGCGATCGAGTGCAGATCGTTGTTGCCGGTATAGATGCAGCACCAGAGGCAGAAATTAATCAAACCCCAACAGGATTAGCTTTGAGCCTGGTGACCGGCGATGCCGTGGCAGATGCTGATTCCGAAGAAGATACAGACATTGAACTTGTCGTAACTGGCGATCAAATTGGTAGCGATTACTATGTTACTCATGCCACCAGTGCCACCCGTACTGATAGCCCGTTGCGGGATGTGCCCCAGTCAATTCAAGTAATCCCCCGCCAGATTATTGAAGACCAGCAATTACTCAGGGTAGAAGAGGCGGTTGAAAATGTTGGTGGTGTTACCTTTTTGGGTAATAACGATGGACGGGGACTTAATTTTGCGATTCGCGGCTTTGACAATGTACCAGTACTACTCGATGGCTTCCGCCTGTTTGATGGAGATTCAGTTGAAGCGGAAGTAGCTGGACTAGAACGGATCGAAGTGCTCAAAGGGCCTGCCTCAGTTCTCTTTGGTCAGTCTGAGCCGGGCGGTTTAATCAATCTGGTCTCTAAGAAACCGTTGCCAGAGCCCTACTACAATCTTACCTTTCAGGCTGGCAATCGTGGCTTAATTAGCCCTAGCATCGATCTATCGGGCCCGCTCACTGAAGATGGCCGGGTGCTATATCGGTTTAATGCCCTCTATCGCCGTGAAGATAGTTTTCGGGATTTAGACAATAGTTTCAATCGCCTTTTTGTTGCCCCCAAGCTTTCCTGGGCCATTAATGAAGACACCGATATAACGATCGGCCTGGAATATATTAATGATCAAGACCCTGCTGATTTTGGCACTGTGGCTCTTGGGGCTGGCGTTGCCAATATCCCCTCTGAACGCATCACCAATAATCCAGAAGATACCCTGGAGAAAGATTATCTGAATATTGGCTATGACCTAGAACATCGATTCAGTGAAAATTGGAAATTGCGTAATGCTTTTCGTTTCATTTCTGATGAATTTAAATTTGGTTTGCTGGCCTTGCCCTTTTCTCTGGATGACGAAACAGGCGTCTTAACACGAGTATTTGCTGACCAGGCTGCCCAGAATGATGTTTATGCCCTCTATACCAATGTGCAAGGTACATTCAATACTGGCGCGATCGAGCATAACCTGCTAGTTGGTGTTGATTTAACCCGCCTGGAAAACACGATTACGGGTAGGTTTTCCCCTGAGCCGACTTTCTTCAGTTTGATCGATATATTTAATCCAGACTATGGGGCTACGCCTAAGCCGCCCCTAGAGGATGTACCGCTATTTTTTAATGGCACTTCTATAACCAAGCAAGTGGGCATTTATCTGCAGGATCAGATTTATCTTTCGGATAATTTAATTGTGCTAGCGGGGCTGCGTTATGACATTGTTGATCTCGAGTCAACTAATCGGCTTGAAGGAACCAGAACCAGCCAAAATGATAGTGCAGTCACACCGCGGATTGGGATTGTTTATCAACCCAGCGATCGGATTGCCCTTTATGCTAACTATTCGCAATCGTTTATTCCCAGTACAGCGATCGATGCCCAGGGTGAAACCTTAGAACCGGAAGAAGGTGAAGGATTTGAATTTGGTGTCAAAGCTGACATCATCAAAGATCGGCTCTCCGCCACATTGGCCTATTTTGATATCACCAAGAGCAATGTCGCCACTGCCGACCCTGATATTCCCTTTGCTACCGTTGCTACCGGTGAGCAGCGCAGTCGTGGCATTGATTTAGACATAGTTGGCGAAATTCTGCCCGGTTGGAATGTAATTGCTTCCTATGCCTATATCGATGCCGAGGTCACCGCCGATAATACCGATATTCTGGGCAATCGGCTTTCCGGAGTGCCTGAACACAGTGCCAGTCTGTGGACTACCTATGAAATCCAATCGGGTAACCTTCAAGGGTTGGGATTTGGGATTGGTTTTAACTATGTGGGCGATCGCCAGGGTGATCTAGCCAATAGTTTCAGCGTTGGTGACTATTTCCTGACCAATGCTGCCATCTTCTATGGCCGTGATAATTGGAAGCTACGAGTGAACATTAATAACCTTTTTGACAATGATTATATTGAGGCTGCTAATAATGGCCGCACCAGGGGCATTTACCCTGGTGAACCGTTTACAATTCGCGCTTCTATATCGGTGGATTTTTGA
- a CDS encoding energy transducer TonB — MHRSSYCDRKRNEEMRLLLIVGLGSILSSTLFHMVVIAFGRLPDWRSSQSLDDENYIEIVVVEPPAEDIPEVIEPPEITPEPPPLLVQPEIAAVPFVPEQPIIQESTPQPLEPNFDNLLQDLVPTDSAESSSVSVPVAPALPGNTFDPTKLIRVIAPKAPPVPPAPPAPPARRGSDRGGVVCQNCPKPNYPRSARRDGVEGQPKVTFDVDENGKPTNIRIKNSSGNSELDQAAVEAVQEWQLDPNSSSNAEDVSATINFELEGSQRQRRRRERDRRRRRREERTRPPEPVAAPANPAPDVSNSVPEAPIATPEAPPENLLEGPASEPAAPAPVVPEQPETPAIEDTGTPAPVESAPAPIAPPPPPPVEASESSSE, encoded by the coding sequence ATGCATCGCTCAAGTTACTGCGATCGTAAACGTAATGAAGAAATGCGACTGTTATTGATCGTAGGTCTGGGCAGTATATTGTCCTCAACCCTATTTCATATGGTGGTGATCGCGTTTGGCCGCTTACCCGATTGGCGATCGAGCCAGAGTTTGGATGATGAAAACTATATTGAGATCGTGGTCGTTGAACCACCTGCAGAAGACATTCCAGAGGTGATTGAACCGCCCGAAATTACCCCAGAACCACCACCACTACTAGTCCAGCCAGAGATCGCGGCAGTACCATTCGTACCAGAGCAACCTATTATCCAAGAATCTACGCCCCAGCCATTGGAGCCTAATTTCGATAATCTCTTGCAGGACTTGGTACCCACAGATAGTGCGGAATCTTCTTCAGTGTCTGTACCGGTAGCGCCAGCATTACCAGGTAATACCTTTGACCCTACTAAATTGATTCGAGTAATCGCCCCCAAAGCGCCACCTGTACCACCTGCTCCTCCTGCACCCCCAGCCAGAAGAGGGAGCGATCGTGGTGGCGTAGTCTGTCAGAATTGCCCTAAGCCCAACTATCCGCGTAGTGCCCGCAGAGATGGAGTTGAAGGCCAGCCCAAAGTTACCTTTGATGTAGATGAGAATGGTAAACCCACTAATATTAGAATCAAGAATTCCAGTGGCAATTCAGAACTAGACCAAGCTGCAGTCGAAGCGGTGCAGGAATGGCAGCTCGACCCCAATAGTTCTAGTAATGCGGAAGATGTATCAGCGACGATTAATTTTGAGCTAGAGGGATCGCAACGGCAAAGAAGACGCAGGGAACGCGATCGCCGCAGACGTAGAAGGGAAGAACGCACCAGGCCACCAGAACCCGTAGCGGCACCAGCTAACCCAGCACCTGATGTGAGTAATTCAGTGCCTGAAGCACCGATCGCCACGCCAGAGGCTCCCCCCGAAAATCTCCTGGAAGGTCCGGCTTCGGAACCAGCAGCACCAGCTCCCGTTGTGCCAGAACAACCAGAAACACCAGCGATCGAGGACACTGGTACACCTGCGCCTGTAGAGTCTGCACCAGCACCGATTGCTCCACCACCGCCCCCACCGGTTGAAGCGAGTGAATCCTCTTCAGAATGA
- the istA gene encoding IS21 family transposase: MSGQYIKQYQVQVYKKAREVGCNQNESAEIAGISVRSGSRIEQGKHQPKSKGERDWRTRRDPLSGVWEEELEPMLRREPRLEAMTLYEYLAEHYPGQYEQQLRTLQRRVQVWKSIHGKPQEVMFEIRHQPGEMGLSDFTELKQVEVTIKGKQYEHLLYHYRLAYSGWQYVQVIEGGESFIGLSEGLQNALHACGGVPKQHRTDNLSAAYRNMAGKRHKPLTQFYAELCEHYGMSPSRNNPGVAHENGSIESPHGHFKRRLRQALYLRGSFEFESVSAYQEFIEQVVAKLNCKCSAKFAEEKVTLQPLPRYRCADYEELTVRVTCHSTISVRCILYTVPSRLIGRQLNIHIYHNRLVGYLGQQQVVELPRLRVHGSAKIRRARCINYRHVIDSLRRKPRAFIYCTWQQDLLPNQQWRQLWQRLQADFEIDNAARIMVEALYIAAKHDRETTVADYLETQLQQGTLSLKALQQQFLLPQQQLSVPQLNVQQHSLSAYDQLLETKPEQYSEPDTQTATTLAHAPTLADYRAEGHPTALGLRPVLARSVRIGTGLSPTESDQTSSR, encoded by the coding sequence GTGTCAGGTCAATATATAAAACAATATCAAGTGCAAGTGTACAAGAAAGCACGAGAGGTCGGCTGCAATCAAAATGAGTCAGCCGAGATTGCCGGCATATCAGTCCGTAGCGGCAGCCGTATTGAGCAAGGCAAACACCAGCCCAAGAGTAAAGGTGAGCGAGATTGGCGCACCCGCCGAGATCCGCTATCAGGAGTGTGGGAGGAAGAGCTAGAGCCAATGCTTCGACGTGAGCCTCGTCTAGAGGCGATGACATTGTATGAATATCTAGCCGAGCATTATCCAGGCCAATATGAGCAACAATTGCGTACCTTACAAAGGCGAGTGCAGGTATGGAAAAGTATCCATGGCAAACCGCAGGAGGTAATGTTTGAGATCCGCCATCAGCCCGGCGAAATGGGTCTATCAGATTTTACCGAGCTCAAACAGGTGGAAGTTACCATCAAAGGGAAACAATATGAGCACCTGCTGTACCACTACCGTCTGGCCTACAGTGGCTGGCAATATGTGCAGGTAATCGAGGGTGGCGAGAGCTTTATCGGCTTGTCTGAAGGATTACAGAATGCGCTGCATGCCTGTGGTGGTGTACCAAAGCAGCATCGCACCGATAATTTGAGTGCTGCCTATCGGAATATGGCGGGCAAACGGCATAAACCACTAACCCAATTCTATGCCGAGCTATGTGAACACTATGGCATGAGTCCAAGTCGCAATAACCCAGGCGTGGCTCATGAAAATGGCTCCATCGAATCTCCCCATGGACATTTCAAGCGCCGGTTGCGCCAAGCTCTGTATTTGCGTGGCAGCTTTGAGTTTGAGTCAGTGAGTGCATATCAAGAATTTATCGAGCAGGTGGTTGCCAAGCTCAATTGTAAATGCAGCGCCAAGTTTGCCGAGGAAAAAGTAACCCTACAACCACTACCGAGATATCGCTGTGCCGATTACGAAGAATTGACGGTGCGGGTGACCTGCCACAGCACCATTTCGGTGCGCTGCATTCTTTACACGGTGCCATCAAGACTGATTGGCAGGCAGCTGAATATTCATATCTATCACAACCGCCTGGTCGGTTATTTGGGGCAGCAACAAGTGGTGGAACTACCCCGTTTGCGAGTACATGGGTCAGCCAAAATCCGCCGTGCTCGCTGTATTAACTACCGCCATGTAATTGATAGCCTCAGGCGTAAACCCCGTGCCTTTATTTACTGCACCTGGCAGCAAGACCTATTGCCTAATCAACAATGGCGGCAGCTGTGGCAGAGGTTACAGGCTGATTTTGAAATCGATAATGCAGCGCGCATCATGGTTGAAGCCCTCTATATTGCTGCCAAGCACGATAGAGAAACTACAGTGGCCGACTATCTTGAAACCCAACTGCAGCAGGGCACTCTCAGCCTGAAGGCTCTACAGCAACAGTTCCTACTACCCCAGCAGCAATTGAGCGTACCTCAACTAAACGTACAACAACATTCGCTTTCAGCCTATGACCAACTCCTCGAAACCAAACCCGAACAATACTCTGAGCCTGATACTCAAACAGCTACGACTCTCGCACATGCTCCAACATTGGCAGACTATCGAGCAGAAGGCCACCCAACAGCATTGGGCTTACGACCGGTTCTTGCTCGCTCTGTGCGAATTGGAACTGGATTATCGCCAACAGAATCGGATCAAACGAGCTCTCGCTGA
- a CDS encoding DNA polymerase domain-containing protein has protein sequence MAKDNLGKLLCQSGINQLLCNDAEMTTRHLALVQGGRARNESGGKVLHRGLAISADISGAYATAMKQIIYPIGLPTTISFPLNCPDKWLTIKRMLKKYGSEFVDGLWFAVIDSVEQLSFDQDLIFSKCNPKLTGLGDSKDDDDGAIKADFGLHTREIENGVLTSSTLEIINKVATKQERAELMKKLRVKALIYYPNSKRCDNPEELNQEIMAGERLSTSNSRSHSGNYKLDERSRAWLGVELSSFLDLLIEERKRLKQQRNQYSVDSDKYRELDAQQSGLKLVINTTYGTIASPYFDIGNVVVANNITALVRNVCWCMVKASNGKTAITDGSEAMLNQFAFLNFPNNRKLGLNVLSQVKDYDSLDRHHKSYIKLKPIGGGDQWSISGNRPKVNGDREYCLTNGEIEIWGSKDNWGELNQLYKQHMDHFADAYGLTFLSEFDYEIKDVYQDIALLNVANYGMRQLDGKLYVKVRGSKLHENIEGFNIHPRVQVYGDILTCKPVHPVPLYRSRQLVKVDGWRHNGNLRSNFLPGDSFYQMKFPTLISASQFEFKTYADRQWWTKRQEKLRDLTGYGLEYYLLNEDGSIDLDNIKRIQRMIDQVERPYLPQNPIIRIGYDKWKYGSKYCDSQSG, from the coding sequence TTGGCAAAAGATAATCTTGGGAAATTATTATGTCAATCTGGCATCAATCAATTACTGTGTAACGATGCGGAGATGACAACAAGGCACCTGGCACTTGTTCAAGGGGGCAGGGCTAGGAATGAAAGTGGAGGTAAAGTCTTGCACAGAGGATTGGCAATAAGTGCTGATATATCCGGCGCCTATGCCACAGCAATGAAACAGATCATATACCCAATAGGCCTGCCAACCACTATTTCATTTCCTCTAAATTGTCCTGATAAATGGCTAACAATCAAAAGGATGCTCAAAAAATATGGAAGTGAGTTTGTTGATGGCCTATGGTTCGCAGTGATCGACTCAGTTGAACAACTTAGCTTTGATCAGGATCTAATCTTTAGTAAGTGTAACCCCAAGCTAACAGGGCTTGGTGATAGTAAAGATGATGATGACGGTGCTATTAAAGCTGACTTCGGTTTACATACAAGAGAGATTGAAAATGGGGTACTGACCAGTTCAACACTTGAAATAATAAACAAGGTAGCAACTAAGCAAGAACGAGCTGAGCTAATGAAGAAGCTCAGAGTCAAAGCACTGATTTATTATCCCAACTCAAAAAGGTGTGATAATCCTGAAGAATTGAATCAGGAAATTATGGCTGGTGAGAGGTTGAGTACTAGTAATAGCAGATCACACAGCGGCAACTATAAATTAGATGAAAGAAGCAGAGCTTGGTTAGGAGTAGAACTCTCATCTTTCTTAGATCTACTGATCGAAGAACGCAAAAGATTAAAACAGCAGCGTAATCAATACTCTGTAGACAGTGATAAGTATAGAGAATTAGATGCTCAGCAGAGTGGTTTGAAACTAGTAATTAACACTACCTACGGCACTATTGCCAGTCCTTATTTTGATATCGGTAATGTAGTAGTGGCAAATAATATTACAGCATTGGTCAGGAACGTTTGCTGGTGCATGGTTAAGGCTTCGAATGGTAAGACAGCTATTACAGACGGCAGCGAAGCAATGTTGAACCAGTTTGCTTTTCTCAATTTTCCAAATAATCGAAAGTTAGGATTAAATGTGCTTAGCCAAGTCAAAGACTACGATAGCCTGGATCGCCATCATAAATCATACATAAAGCTAAAACCGATTGGAGGCGGTGACCAATGGAGTATATCGGGCAATAGACCAAAGGTAAACGGCGATCGTGAATATTGTCTGACTAATGGTGAGATCGAGATATGGGGCAGCAAGGACAATTGGGGCGAGCTTAACCAACTATATAAGCAACACATGGATCATTTTGCTGATGCTTATGGTCTGACTTTCTTAAGCGAATTTGATTATGAAATTAAGGACGTATATCAAGATATAGCCCTTCTTAATGTAGCTAACTATGGGATGCGGCAGCTTGATGGCAAACTCTATGTAAAGGTAAGAGGCTCAAAACTACATGAAAATATTGAGGGGTTTAACATTCATCCCAGGGTGCAAGTTTACGGAGATATTTTGACCTGCAAGCCCGTTCACCCCGTACCTCTATATCGCTCAAGGCAATTAGTCAAAGTCGATGGATGGAGGCATAACGGCAATCTGCGGAGTAATTTCCTCCCAGGTGATAGCTTCTATCAAATGAAATTTCCAACTCTGATCAGTGCTAGCCAGTTTGAGTTTAAAACCTATGCCGATCGCCAATGGTGGACTAAACGCCAGGAAAAACTCAGGGATTTAACCGGTTATGGCCTTGAATATTACCTGCTTAACGAAGATGGCAGTATTGACCTTGACAATATTAAGCGAATCCAGAGAATGATTGACCAAGTTGAAAGACCCTACCTGCCCCAAAACCCAATAATTAGGATAGGTTATGACAAGTGGAAATATGGCTCGAAATATTGTGACTCGCAGTCTGGATAA
- a CDS encoding MotA/TolQ/ExbB proton channel family protein produces the protein MQFSNFFATGGIVAYPLLIFSLIALGLTIERLIFWTRVVRRQKQIMRGVLSLYASEPNGAIAKLKNTAYLPMSRIFLEAIMLDRPKPDEFRLALESAAQAEIPILKRFNTMFETIINVAPLLGLLGTIIGLIKTFAALDLGAEGGIDIPLVTSGISEALVSTVMGLVVAIFTLLFASLFRSFYRRQMALIQEYSGQLELTYRRQYYQQQPQEEYATV, from the coding sequence ATGCAATTTAGTAACTTTTTCGCAACCGGTGGAATTGTTGCCTATCCATTACTAATTTTTTCGTTGATTGCTTTGGGTCTGACGATCGAACGGCTGATTTTTTGGACGCGGGTAGTTCGTCGCCAAAAGCAAATCATGCGTGGGGTTTTATCTTTATATGCTTCTGAGCCAAACGGCGCGATCGCCAAGTTGAAAAATACAGCGTACCTGCCCATGTCTAGGATATTCCTAGAAGCAATCATGCTCGATCGCCCCAAGCCCGATGAATTTCGTCTGGCATTGGAAAGTGCTGCGCAGGCTGAAATTCCCATCCTGAAGCGATTCAATACCATGTTTGAGACAATCATTAATGTGGCACCATTGCTAGGGTTATTGGGCACAATTATTGGCTTGATTAAAACCTTTGCTGCTCTGGACTTAGGTGCTGAAGGCGGCATTGATATTCCTCTGGTTACTTCAGGCATCAGTGAAGCGCTGGTTTCGACGGTAATGGGGTTGGTAGTGGCGATCTTTACCCTGCTTTTTGCCAGCCTATTCCGCAGCTTTTACCGTCGTCAAATGGCTCTGATTCAAGAATATAGCGGCCAACTGGAACTAACCTACCGTCGGCAATATTACCAGCAGCAACCCCAGGAGGAATATGCGACTGTTTGA